A genome region from Sphingobacteriaceae bacterium GW460-11-11-14-LB5 includes the following:
- a CDS encoding RagB/SusD family nutrient uptake outer membrane protein — MKSKYLIMIAAGTLFLTSILSACKHLDEKPDNLLTSDILWSNRANAESYLYNIYGAVLEIDFAHIGISDEASVSIPGTNIRQMVAGNWSPVNAYYDHWDLYYTGIRSTFIFEANVGRVPESQLSSALKTQYKAESKFLRGWFYWQLIKQYGPVVKLTGSLALDEDFNKYPRNTFDECKDYVNQLMDEAAVDLPVNWASSSNYGRPSKGTCLAVKSQLALWAASPLWNGNPAFSSLKNQDGKALAPTSFDPNKWKIAADAAKAVINLNAFKLFTNLDNGGTRFDPYFSVRDLFLTNWNSEILFSRNSWNYWGYTKASSPNPGGINLYNATQNVVDAFYMNNGRAIDDPLSQYTETGFAENNSDQSWGHKKGQWNMYANREARFYAYIQYNGRPVLPAPTVDDKNYYSSAGNVDGTGRVEFYYSGKAGAKATGITNNITGYNFLKNISPADNIRQDATNYRPFIIMRYAEILLNYAEALNEYDPSNPEIVQTLNLVRTRAGLPGIETVYPNAVGNKELMRKYILKERQVELCFEGDRYYTLIRRLQLGAPENQNIYTMNVNEDDGGLGFGFTGFYKRTLFQKRAWENKMYLFPISQYQLDRDRALVQNPGW, encoded by the coding sequence ATGAAAAGTAAATATTTAATCATGATAGCAGCAGGGACATTGTTTTTAACAAGTATCCTATCGGCCTGTAAACACCTGGACGAAAAGCCAGATAACCTTCTTACTTCAGATATCCTTTGGAGCAACCGGGCAAATGCAGAATCCTACCTCTATAACATTTATGGTGCCGTGCTCGAAATCGACTTTGCACATATCGGCATTAGCGATGAAGCATCTGTTTCTATCCCGGGTACAAATATCAGGCAAATGGTTGCCGGGAACTGGAGCCCTGTAAACGCCTATTATGACCATTGGGACCTTTATTACACCGGCATCCGGTCAACTTTTATTTTTGAAGCCAATGTAGGAAGAGTACCTGAGTCGCAGCTGAGTTCAGCTTTAAAAACGCAATACAAAGCAGAATCAAAATTCTTAAGGGGCTGGTTTTACTGGCAATTGATCAAACAATACGGACCGGTGGTAAAATTAACGGGTTCCCTTGCCCTTGATGAGGATTTCAACAAATATCCCAGGAATACTTTTGATGAATGCAAAGACTACGTAAATCAATTAATGGATGAAGCAGCCGTTGATCTGCCGGTAAACTGGGCTTCTTCCAGTAACTATGGCCGACCTTCAAAGGGAACCTGCCTGGCAGTAAAATCACAACTTGCACTTTGGGCAGCCAGTCCACTATGGAACGGAAACCCGGCATTCAGCTCGCTAAAAAATCAGGATGGAAAGGCACTTGCTCCCACATCATTTGATCCAAATAAATGGAAAATTGCCGCAGATGCTGCGAAAGCCGTGATAAACCTCAATGCTTTTAAATTATTCACCAATCTGGATAACGGTGGTACCAGGTTTGATCCTTATTTTTCAGTAAGGGATCTTTTCCTCACCAATTGGAACAGCGAGATCCTGTTCTCCAGAAATTCATGGAACTATTGGGGATACACCAAAGCATCTTCACCTAATCCGGGGGGAATCAATCTGTACAATGCCACTCAAAATGTAGTGGATGCCTTTTACATGAACAATGGACGCGCTATTGATGATCCTTTATCGCAATATACCGAAACCGGCTTTGCAGAAAACAACAGCGATCAGAGCTGGGGGCATAAAAAAGGACAGTGGAATATGTATGCCAACAGGGAAGCCCGTTTTTATGCATATATCCAATACAATGGCCGTCCGGTATTGCCTGCGCCTACTGTTGATGACAAAAATTATTATTCTTCAGCCGGCAATGTAGATGGTACCGGTCGCGTAGAATTTTATTATTCGGGTAAAGCTGGCGCCAAAGCCACCGGAATTACCAATAACATCACGGGTTATAATTTTCTAAAAAACATCAGCCCGGCTGATAACATCAGGCAGGATGCTACCAACTACAGGCCCTTCATCATTATGCGCTATGCGGAGATTCTGCTCAATTATGCCGAAGCTTTAAATGAGTATGATCCTTCGAATCCTGAGATTGTGCAAACGCTAAACCTGGTTAGAACCAGGGCTGGCCTCCCGGGAATTGAAACTGTATATCCTAATGCTGTTGGAAATAAGGAACTCATGAGAAAGTACATTCTTAAAGAAAGACAGGTAGAATTATGCTTCGAAGGCGACAGGTATTATACGCTGATCAGAAGACTACAATTGGGTGCTCCCGAAAATCAAAATATCTATACCATGAATGTGAATGAAGATGACGGGGGACTGGGATTTGGTTTTACCGGTTTTTACAAGCGCACGTTATTCCAAAAAAGAGCCTGGGAGAACAAGATGTACCTCTTCCCTATTTCTCAATACCAGCTCGACCGTGACAGGGCGCTGGTACAAAACCCAGGTTGGTAA